The DNA region CGGCGACGCCGAGGGTCCTGACAGCGGTCTGCTTCATATGACATTCATCCTTGGAAAGGGGATGTGAGCGGGCTCTGCAACGTAGCCAGCTCCTCACCCCTCCCGCAAACATGCCGGGACACGGAAAACGGCCGGGATTCAACACCCCCGGCCGCTTTCTCCGTATCTACCTCAGCCCGCAGAGGGCGAAGAACCGCTGGTCGTGACGGTCTGACGGAAAAGCCACTGGGATTTCAGCTCCGCGTATCCGGGCTTCACGACGTCATTGATCATCGCGAGACGTTCATCGAAAGGAATGAACGCTGATTTCATCGCATTGACTGTGAACCACTGCATGTCGTCGAGCGTGTATCCGAACGTCTCGATCAGCCGCTCGAATTCCTGGCTCATGCTGGTCCCGCTCATCAGCCGGTTGTCCGTGTTCACGGTGGCGCGGAAATGCAGCTTGCGCAGCAGCCCGATGGGGTGCTCGGCGTACGAGTCCGCGGCACCGGTCTGGAGGTTGGAGGTCGGGCAGAGCTCCAGCGGGATGCGCTTGTCCCGTACGTAGGAGGCGAGACGGCCCAGGGTCACGCTGCCGTCGTCGGCGATCTCGATGTCGTCGATGATGCGCACGCCGTGGCCGAGCCGGTCGGCGCCGCACCACTGCAGGGCCTGCCAGATCGACGGGAGCCCGAAGGCCTCGCCCGCGTGGATGGTGAAGTGGTTGTTCTCGCGCTTGAGGTACTCGAAGGCGTCCAGGTGCCGGGTGGGCGGGAAGCCCGCCTCGGCACCCGCGATGTCGAAGCCCACGACACCCAGGTCGCGGTAGCGGTTGGCGAGCTCGGCGATCTCCAGCGCCCTGGCGGCGTGCCGCATGGCCGTGAGGAGGGCGCCGACGCGGATGCGGTGACCGTTCGCACGGGCCCGCCGCTCGCCCTCACGGAAGCCGTCGTTGACCGCTTCGACGACCTCTTCCAGGGTCAGGCCCGCGGTGAGGTGCTGCTCCGGCGCGTACCGCACCTCGGCGTAGACGACGCCGTCCTCGGCGAGGTCCTCGGCGCACTCGGCCGCCACCCGGAACAGGGCGTCACGCGTCTGCATGACGGCACAGGTGTGGGCGAACGTCTCCAGGTAGCGCTCCAGCGAACCGGAGTCCGCCGCCTCACGGAACCAGATGCCGAGTTTGTCGGGTTCGGTCTCCGGGAGGGCGTCGTAGCCCTGCGCGAGCGCCAGCTCGACGACGGTGCCGGGGCGCAGGCCACCGTCGAGGTGGTCGTGCAGAAGCACCTTGGGCGCACGGCGGATCTGGTCGGAATCGGGGACGTTCAGGGTCTGGCTCGTCATCTTGGCACTCTAGCGCCTACGCGCGTAGAGCGCTGTCGCCGATGCGTAACAGTGACCCCGAAGTCGGATGGAATCCATCTGCCCTTCTGACACTGTTCTGTCATGGCACAGCGCGCACTTCCCCTGCCTGCCGCCAGGCTGGGACGGGCCGTCAACACGGCCGGAGCACCATCCGAGGTCAGCGGCGTGGTCCTGCTGCTCCCGGACGGCGAGACCGCATCGCGGCGCCGTCCCTCCGCCCTCTCGTACGCCCTCCAACTGCCGTTCGCACGGACGCTGGCGCGGGCCGGCCACGGGGACGGTCTCGCCGTACACATCGTGCGCTACCGGCGGCGGGGCTGGAACGCCGACGCCGATCCGGCGGCCGACGCCGAGTGGGCCGCCGACGAGGTCGTGCGCCGCTACGGTGACGTCCCCGTCTGCCTCGCCGGGCACGGGATGGGCGGCCGGGCGGCCCTGCGCGCGGGCGGGCACGCGGCCGTCACGTCGGTCCTGGCGATGGCCCCGTGGCTGCCGGAGGGCCCGGCCGCTCCCGAGCCGGAACCCGAGCCGGTCAAGCACCTCGCGGGGCGCCGGGTGCTGATCGTGCACGGCACGAACGACGCGCGGACGGATCCGGAGCTGTCCTACCGGCTGGCCGAGCGCGCCAAGAAGTCCAACCGGGACACCTGCCGGTTCGAGGTCCATTCGGACGGACACGCGCTGCGTCAGCACCGGCCCGAGGTGACGGCGCTGGCCGCGGACTTCGTGCGGGGCTCGCTCTTCGCCAGGTCGTACGCGCGACCGGTCGCCGACGCGTTCGCGGCACCGCCGCCGCTGGGGCTGCGGATGCCGCTGGCCGCCGGCTTCGGCCGGTCGCTGCGGCACTGAGCGCGCGCGTCGGACCGTCCCGTCGGTACGGGGGTAGGGGCGACGGGCCGCGGGCGCGGGGCGCCGGCACGCGGGGCGCAGGGCGACGGGTCCGCGCGCCCCGGTCCGGCTCCGCGCGCCTGGTCAGTCCGGCAGCAGGTTCCCTCGGCGCGAGAGCAGGAAACGCTTGAAGGCGGCCACGGGCGGGGTGTCGGGGTGCCCGTCGAGCCAGGCCACCCCGATCTCACGGGCCGCACGCGGCGCCGTCACGGTCAGCTCGACCACGCCGGGCCGGGCGACAGCGGGCGGCGGCAGCAGGGCCACCCCGAGCCCGGCGGCGACCAGCCCGCGCAGCGTCTCGGCCTCCTCGCCCTCGAACGCGACGCGCGGCGTGAAGCCGGCCTCCGCACAGAGGTCGTCGGTGATCCGCCGCAGGCCGTAACCGGGTTCCAGGGTGACGAAGGCTTCATCGGCGGCCTCGGCGAGGCGGACACGCCGCCGTCCGGCGAGGCGGTGGTCGTCGGGCACGACCAGCCGCAGCCGCTGCTCGTCCAGGCGGCGGGCCACGAGATCGGGGGCGTCGGGGACGGGGGACGTCAGGCAGAGGTCGAGGCCGCCCGCCCGCAGTCGCTCGATCATCGCCTCGCCGTAGTTCTGCACGAGCTGGAAGCGGACCCTCGGATGGTCGGCCCGGAAGGCGCGGATCAGGGCGGGCACGGTCTCGGAGCCCATGGTGTGCAGGAAGCCGAAGGCCACCTTGCCCGCGGTCGGGTCGGCGTCGGCGCGCACCGAGTCGGCGGCCTTCTCCACCTCGGCCAGCGCGCGTTCCGCCGATCCGAGGAAGGTGCGGCCGGCGGGGGTGAGCGAGACGGTGCGGCCCCTGCGGGCGAAGAGGGCGACTCCCAGGTCCTGTTCGAGCCTGACCATGGCCCGCGAGAGCGTCGACTGCGGCACGCCGAGCTCGTGTGCGGCACGGGTGACGTGCTCGTGGCGGGCCACCGCCTCGAAGTACGCCAGGCGGGGCGCGAGCACGGCGCGAATGTCTTCTTCGTAACTGCTCGGTGACAGCCGAGGCTGTGAGCTGTACTGATGCACCATGGGAACGATTATGACGGTTTCATGCATTGGACGCATGAAACGCGGAAGCCTACGTTCGGGGTATGCCTCCTGCCAGTACCGGGGCGTCCACCATCGTGCTGGGCGCCTCCGCTCCGTCATCCGCCGTCGCCGTCCCCCCGACCACCCGGGACCGGTCCGGACCCGACCACTCCGAGCCGGGCCGCTCCGAGCCGGACCGCCTCGAGCCGGGCCGCCCCGGTTACCGCCGGATGAGCTTCGCTCTGTTCGCCGCCGGGATCGCGACCTTCGCACTCCTCTACTCCACGCAGGCGCTGCTGCCCGCCGTCTCCGCCTCCTTCGGCGCCACGGCCGGTCAGGCGAGCTGGACGGTCTCCGCGGCGACCGGTGCGCTGGCACTGTGCGTCCTGCCGCTGAGCGCGCTCTCCGAGCGCTTCGGGCGGCGGCAGATGATGACGGCCTCCCTGACGGTGGCCGTGCTGGTCGGGCTGCTCGTCCCGTTCGCCCCCTCGCTCGGCTGGCTGATCGCGCTGCGCGCGGTCCAGGGCGCGGCACTGGCCGGACTGCCCGCCTCCGCGATGGCGTACCTGGCCGAGGAGGTGCGGCCCAAGGCGCTGGTGGCCGCGATCGGGCTGTTCGTGGCGGGCAACAGCATCGGCGGCATGAGCGGCCGCATCCTCACCGGCTGGGTCGCCCAGCTGTGGGGCTGGCGGGCCGCGCTCGGCGCGGTCGGGCTGCTGGCCGTCGCCTGCGCCGTCGTGTTCCACTTCATGATCCCCAAGGCCAGGCACTTCACGCCCGGTTCGCTGAACCCCAGGGCTCTGGCGAAGACGGTCACCGGCCACCTCGCCGACCCGCTGCTGCGCCGGCTGTACGCGATCGGCGCCCTGTTCATGACGGTGTTCGGCGCGGTCTACACCGTGATCGGCTACCGGCTCGTCGAGGCACCGTTCAGCCTCCCGCAGGGCGTCGTGGGCTCGATCTTCCTGGTCTACCTGGTCGGTACGGTCTCCTCCGCGGCGGCCGGCCGCCTGGTCGCCCGGCTGGGCCGCCGGGGCGCGCTCTACCTCGCCGTGTCCACGACTGCCGCGGGCCTGCTGCTCTCCCTGGCCGACCAGCTGGCCGCCGTCCTGCTGGGCCTGGTCCTGATCACGGCCGGATTCTTCGCCGGGCACGCGGTCGCCTCCTCCTCGGTGAGCCGTACCGCGACGACGGGCCGCGCCCAGGCGTCGGCGCTCTACCAGTCCGCGTACTACCTGGGATCCAGCGCGGGCGGCACGCTCGGCGCGGTCGCCTTCCACGCCGGCGGCTGGACGGGCACGGTCGCACTGGGTCTCCTGGCGGTCCTCGGCGTCGTGTCGATCACGCTGTACGGGACGAGGGCCGCCCGCACCGAGCGGCTCCGGACCCGGACGGCGACGGCCGTGCACAACTGAGACCTGTTCCCGCACAACCGCCGCTCCCCTACGCGCGTCCAACAAGCGGAGTCACCACACCGCGCGCGAAGGGGAACAGGCGTATGCGCATCTCGGGGAAGATATGCGGCAGCGTGACGACGCGGCGCGGAGCCGCGTTGTCCGTCGCCGGACTCATGGCCGTACCGGCCCTGGTCCTGAGCACCGGCACGGCCGCGCAGGCGGCCTCCTGCACGGCGTCGAAGGGGCCGTACCAGAAGCAGGTCGAGAAGTACCTGAACCGGCCGGTGGACGGGCGTCAGTCCACGGCCGACTGCACGGCGATCCGCGCCTTCCAGGTATCGAAGGGCATCACGCCGTCCGCCGGGTACGCGGGACCCGTGACCTGGCGGACGATGAAGACGATCACCGCGCAGAAGGCGGCGGGCAAGAACCCCAACGCCGCGAAGAAGTGCCCCACCAACAGGGGACGCATCGCGTGCGTGGACCTCACGCGGCAGCTGAGCTGGATCCAGGACGGCAGCAGGCTGAAGTTCGGCCCGGTGCCGGTGCGGACGGGTCGCGACGGCGCGGAGACGCGCACCGGCGCGAGCAAGGTCTACTGGCGCAACATCAACCACTGGTCGACGCTCTACGACGTCCGGATGCCGTACGCCCAGTTCTTCGACGGCGGCCAGGCGTTCCACTCGGTCACCAAGTCCATGTACAACAACCCGGGCTCGGCGGGCTGCGTCAACATGCGTCCGGCGGACGCGAAGTCATACTGGAACCTGCTGAAGAACGGGGACGACGTCTTCGTGTACGGACGCAAGCCCGGCACCTGAGCTGCCGCTTTCCCGCTTCCGCCCCGTTGTCGGTGCCCTGGGGTAGCTTCCACAGTGCTGGGTGAGCGGTGTCACAGCGCAACTGGGGTGGAGCGATGAGTGATCTGACAGCGACGGCGGACATCGACAGCCGTCTGGAGGGACACCGGGTCGAGCTGACCGGCTACTGCTACCGGATGCTCGGCTCGGCCTTCGAGGCGGAGGACGCGGTCCAGGACACGATGGTGCGCGCGTGGCGCAACTTCGACAAGTTCGAGGGCCGTTCCTCGCTGCGCTCCTGGCTCTACCGCATCGCGACGAACGTCTGCCTGGACATGCTGAACGCGGGCAACAAGCGGGCCAGGCCGGTGGATCTGACCGGTCCCACGCCCCTGGCGCAGGCCGCGCTCAACCCGCGTCCGGAGAACACCTGGCTGGAGCCGATGCCGGACGGCCGCGTCCTGCCGTCCACGGCCGATCCGGCCGAGGCCGCGGTGGCCCGCGAATCGGTGCGCCTGGCGTTCGTCGCCGCTCTCCAGCACCTGCCGCCGAAGCAGCGGGCGGTGCTCATCCTGCGCGAGGTCCTGGCCTGGAGGGCCAGTGAGGTCGCCGAGCTGCTCGAGACGACGGTCGCCTCGGTCAACAGCGCGCTGCAGCGTGCCCGGGCGACGGTCTCGGAGATGGAGGGCACGGTCCCGGACACCGCGAATCCGCTGGACGAGGAGCAGCGCAAGCTCCTGGACCGCTATGTGGCGGCCTTCGAGGGGTACGACATGGCGGCGCTGACGGCGCTGCTCCACGAGGACGCGGTGATGACCATGCCGCCGTTCGACCTCTGGCTCCGGGGACACGACGACATCGCGGGCTTCATGCTCTCCATGGGGGCGAGCTGTGCCAACTCCCGGCTGGTGGCGACGGAGGCCAACGGCACCCCCGCCTTCGCGCACTACAAGCCGAATCCGGACGGTCCGGGCTTCGTGCCGTGGGC from Streptomyces sp. B1I3 includes:
- a CDS encoding L,D-transpeptidase, coding for MRISGKICGSVTTRRGAALSVAGLMAVPALVLSTGTAAQAASCTASKGPYQKQVEKYLNRPVDGRQSTADCTAIRAFQVSKGITPSAGYAGPVTWRTMKTITAQKAAGKNPNAAKKCPTNRGRIACVDLTRQLSWIQDGSRLKFGPVPVRTGRDGAETRTGASKVYWRNINHWSTLYDVRMPYAQFFDGGQAFHSVTKSMYNNPGSAGCVNMRPADAKSYWNLLKNGDDVFVYGRKPGT
- a CDS encoding alpha/beta hydrolase — its product is MAQRALPLPAARLGRAVNTAGAPSEVSGVVLLLPDGETASRRRPSALSYALQLPFARTLARAGHGDGLAVHIVRYRRRGWNADADPAADAEWAADEVVRRYGDVPVCLAGHGMGGRAALRAGGHAAVTSVLAMAPWLPEGPAAPEPEPEPVKHLAGRRVLIVHGTNDARTDPELSYRLAERAKKSNRDTCRFEVHSDGHALRQHRPEVTALAADFVRGSLFARSYARPVADAFAAPPPLGLRMPLAAGFGRSLRH
- a CDS encoding LysR family transcriptional regulator, translated to MVHQYSSQPRLSPSSYEEDIRAVLAPRLAYFEAVARHEHVTRAAHELGVPQSTLSRAMVRLEQDLGVALFARRGRTVSLTPAGRTFLGSAERALAEVEKAADSVRADADPTAGKVAFGFLHTMGSETVPALIRAFRADHPRVRFQLVQNYGEAMIERLRAGGLDLCLTSPVPDAPDLVARRLDEQRLRLVVPDDHRLAGRRRVRLAEAADEAFVTLEPGYGLRRITDDLCAEAGFTPRVAFEGEEAETLRGLVAAGLGVALLPPPAVARPGVVELTVTAPRAAREIGVAWLDGHPDTPPVAAFKRFLLSRRGNLLPD
- a CDS encoding MFS transporter; the encoded protein is MPPASTGASTIVLGASAPSSAVAVPPTTRDRSGPDHSEPGRSEPDRLEPGRPGYRRMSFALFAAGIATFALLYSTQALLPAVSASFGATAGQASWTVSAATGALALCVLPLSALSERFGRRQMMTASLTVAVLVGLLVPFAPSLGWLIALRAVQGAALAGLPASAMAYLAEEVRPKALVAAIGLFVAGNSIGGMSGRILTGWVAQLWGWRAALGAVGLLAVACAVVFHFMIPKARHFTPGSLNPRALAKTVTGHLADPLLRRLYAIGALFMTVFGAVYTVIGYRLVEAPFSLPQGVVGSIFLVYLVGTVSSAAAGRLVARLGRRGALYLAVSTTAAGLLLSLADQLAAVLLGLVLITAGFFAGHAVASSSVSRTATTGRAQASALYQSAYYLGSSAGGTLGAVAFHAGGWTGTVALGLLAVLGVVSITLYGTRAARTERLRTRTATAVHN
- a CDS encoding sigma-70 family RNA polymerase sigma factor, encoding MSDLTATADIDSRLEGHRVELTGYCYRMLGSAFEAEDAVQDTMVRAWRNFDKFEGRSSLRSWLYRIATNVCLDMLNAGNKRARPVDLTGPTPLAQAALNPRPENTWLEPMPDGRVLPSTADPAEAAVARESVRLAFVAALQHLPPKQRAVLILREVLAWRASEVAELLETTVASVNSALQRARATVSEMEGTVPDTANPLDEEQRKLLDRYVAAFEGYDMAALTALLHEDAVMTMPPFDLWLRGHDDIAGFMLSMGASCANSRLVATEANGTPAFAHYKPNPDGPGFVPWAVQVIDISDGAITGMHCFLDTPRWFPLFGLPDHLDADA
- a CDS encoding adenosine deaminase, producing the protein MTSQTLNVPDSDQIRRAPKVLLHDHLDGGLRPGTVVELALAQGYDALPETEPDKLGIWFREAADSGSLERYLETFAHTCAVMQTRDALFRVAAECAEDLAEDGVVYAEVRYAPEQHLTAGLTLEEVVEAVNDGFREGERRARANGHRIRVGALLTAMRHAARALEIAELANRYRDLGVVGFDIAGAEAGFPPTRHLDAFEYLKRENNHFTIHAGEAFGLPSIWQALQWCGADRLGHGVRIIDDIEIADDGSVTLGRLASYVRDKRIPLELCPTSNLQTGAADSYAEHPIGLLRKLHFRATVNTDNRLMSGTSMSQEFERLIETFGYTLDDMQWFTVNAMKSAFIPFDERLAMINDVVKPGYAELKSQWLFRQTVTTSGSSPSAG